Proteins from one Flavobacterium branchiarum genomic window:
- a CDS encoding DUF2931 family protein, whose product MKNRYEWQSATCQPTIGMVNGNENIYGVEFVRGDIITLEDIPATLPFDGSSGFWGVSGKSWTPQHGTPIGTDVIYYAGYEDKFYHLKTDFPVEEMKKAVDTTYQYNDHKFEKFSGLIFGFAPQGMVVVWKEYGVMRIELGRYQAEVIKEDAALETRLFRNWAMNREEVKERDFMPNASCARWDMYRQRYTFRVVMQNENPNLRLFRYCFINYNGEKNIIFMPSRPATSYDNRALPQILEMDWETSFYERFRGNIFLNEKVIFEKFKNFKPEDKQEFVVKISKDNRKLELFLNNEPVEVDSVRIYKGSVMYKESY is encoded by the coding sequence ATGAAAAATAGATACGAATGGCAAAGTGCTACTTGTCAGCCAACAATAGGAATGGTAAATGGTAATGAGAATATATACGGTGTAGAGTTTGTAAGAGGAGATATTATTACGCTCGAGGATATTCCTGCTACTTTACCTTTTGATGGATCTTCTGGCTTTTGGGGAGTTTCTGGAAAAAGCTGGACACCACAACATGGTACGCCTATAGGTACCGATGTAATTTATTATGCCGGTTACGAAGATAAATTCTATCATCTTAAGACAGATTTTCCTGTAGAAGAGATGAAAAAAGCAGTCGATACAACTTATCAGTATAATGATCATAAATTCGAAAAATTTTCAGGATTAATTTTTGGTTTTGCTCCTCAGGGCATGGTGGTGGTTTGGAAAGAATATGGCGTTATGAGGATTGAGCTAGGACGTTATCAGGCAGAAGTTATTAAAGAAGACGCAGCGCTGGAGACAAGGCTTTTTAGAAACTGGGCGATGAATCGCGAAGAGGTAAAAGAGCGGGATTTTATGCCAAATGCTTCCTGTGCCAGATGGGATATGTATCGCCAGCGGTATACTTTTAGGGTAGTAATGCAAAATGAAAATCCCAACTTGCGTCTGTTTAGGTATTGTTTTATCAATTACAATGGAGAAAAAAACATCATTTTTATGCCTTCCAGACCTGCTACGAGTTATGATAATCGTGCGCTACCTCAAATTTTGGAAATGGATTGGGAAACAAGTTTTTATGAACGTTTTCGAGGTAATATCTTTTTGAATGAGAAAGTAATTTTCGAGAAATTTAAAAACTTCAAGCCCGAAGATAAACAGGAATTTGTGGTAAAAATAAGCAAGGATAATAGAAAGCTAGAATTGTTTTTAAATAACGAACCTGTTGAAGTAGACAGTGTACGAATTTATAAAGGTTCCGTCATGTATAAAGAGTCTTATTGA
- a CDS encoding DUF5458 family protein — MSTKEVYKVNSADTEVLERKVTGSSIERNVEKLAKYGGFDLLEMSIEGVQNLNPDRKARRKIFLGEVNKAKERETLKRTLELWSAVLSSNEALTDMVAQSEDKCKDSEVLLIKNLAKAVEDTREIEAAYRTIALFFKNTETDKVKNITIVNADIEQLKDLDNTRFIDAIHSELVDNYDRLDLKNNYGILVVPGYLGSNKVIEKWAKIAHENKVMLVTDFEHLDEPDDVMEMFDTAALTGGDVYRSNVIMTCNWLVGRGRFDQIGENEDLYIAPSAALAGKIYKTLMSQVTAGKKFGGINEVDGVKFDLKKSEIANLENLGLVPMVNEYGKVMAFSAKTLFSGDNLGLQTYSVVRVFDYVTKVLMDFLNRRAFENFTAKTRKEIMNQIVAFLDGITGPDKLIENFEIRRFEQDPIQKDRIYMDIHMKPYFPAKNFLIKMDGQKGTDGTEWDTDYEQK, encoded by the coding sequence ATGTCAACTAAAGAAGTATACAAAGTTAATAGTGCTGATACAGAAGTGTTAGAACGTAAAGTAACTGGCAGTTCGATAGAGAGAAATGTTGAGAAATTAGCAAAATATGGTGGTTTTGATTTATTAGAAATGTCAATTGAAGGAGTTCAAAATCTTAATCCTGACAGAAAAGCAAGAAGAAAAATCTTTCTTGGTGAAGTAAACAAAGCAAAAGAAAGAGAGACTCTTAAGAGAACATTAGAGTTATGGTCTGCAGTTTTAAGTAGTAATGAAGCTTTGACTGATATGGTTGCGCAAAGTGAGGATAAATGCAAAGATTCTGAAGTATTATTGATAAAGAATCTTGCTAAAGCCGTAGAAGACACTAGAGAAATTGAAGCAGCTTACAGGACAATTGCTTTGTTTTTTAAAAACACAGAAACGGATAAAGTAAAAAATATTACTATTGTAAATGCAGATATTGAGCAATTAAAAGATCTTGATAACACACGGTTTATTGATGCAATTCATTCTGAATTAGTAGATAATTATGATCGTTTAGATCTTAAAAACAACTACGGGATTCTAGTTGTTCCTGGATATTTAGGATCAAATAAAGTAATTGAAAAGTGGGCAAAAATCGCGCATGAAAATAAAGTAATGCTTGTTACAGATTTTGAACACCTTGACGAACCGGATGATGTAATGGAAATGTTTGATACTGCTGCTTTAACAGGTGGCGACGTGTACCGTTCTAACGTCATCATGACTTGCAACTGGTTGGTTGGTCGTGGAAGATTTGATCAAATAGGTGAAAACGAGGATTTATACATTGCTCCATCTGCAGCGCTTGCTGGAAAAATTTACAAAACTTTAATGTCCCAGGTTACTGCGGGGAAAAAATTCGGTGGAATCAATGAGGTTGACGGAGTTAAATTTGACCTTAAGAAAAGTGAAATCGCAAATCTTGAAAATCTAGGTTTAGTTCCTATGGTAAACGAGTACGGAAAAGTTATGGCATTCTCTGCAAAAACTTTATTTAGTGGGGATAACTTAGGTTTACAAACGTATTCTGTAGTTCGTGTTTTTGATTACGTGACTAAAGTATTAATGGATTTCCTTAACCGTCGTGCTTTTGAAAATTTTACAGCAAAAACACGTAAAGAAATCATGAATCAAATCGTTGCTTTCCTTGATGGAATTACCGGTCCGGACAAATTAATCGAGAACTTTGAAATTCGAAGATTCGAACAAGATCCAATTCAAAAAGATAGAATTTATATGGATATCCATATGAAACCATATTTTCCAGCTAAAAATTTCCTTATAAAAATGGATGGTCAGAAAGGAACTGACGGTACAGAATGGGATACAGATTACGAACAAAAATAA
- a CDS encoding DUF2931 family protein — protein MKNRYEWQSSACQPTIGMVNGNINIYGVEFVRGDIITLEGIPATLPFDGSSGNWGYTSSAWTPQHGTPIGADVIYYAGYEDKFYHLKTDFPVEEMKKAVDTTYQYFNDKFEKFSGLIFGFAPQGMVVVWKEYGVMRIELGRYQAEVIKEDTELETRLFRNWAMNREEVKERDFMPNASCARWDMYRQRYTFRVVMQNENPNLRLFQYCFTNYNGEQQIIFMPSRPATSYDNRALPQILEMDWETGFYERFRGNIFLNEKVIFEKFKNFKPEDKQEFVVKISKDNRKLELFLNNEPVEVDSVRIYKGSVMYKESY, from the coding sequence ATGAAAAATAGATACGAATGGCAGAGTTCTGCTTGTCAGCCAACAATAGGAATGGTAAATGGTAATATAAATATATACGGTGTAGAGTTTGTAAGAGGAGATATTATTACACTCGAGGGCATTCCTGCTACTTTGCCTTTTGATGGGTCTTCAGGTAATTGGGGATATACAAGCTCAGCCTGGACGCCACAGCACGGTACTCCTATAGGTGCCGATGTAATTTATTATGCCGGTTACGAAGATAAATTCTATCATCTTAAGACAGATTTTCCTGTAGAAGAGATGAAAAAAGCAGTCGACACAACTTATCAATACTTTAACGATAAATTCGAAAAATTTTCAGGATTAATTTTTGGTTTTGCTCCACAGGGCATGGTGGTGGTTTGGAAAGAATATGGTGTTATGAGGATTGAGCTAGGGCGTTATCAGGCAGAAGTTATTAAAGAGGACACAGAACTGGAGACGAGGCTTTTTAGAAACTGGGCAATGAATCGCGAAGAGGTAAAAGAGCGGGATTTTATGCCAAATGCTTCCTGTGCCAGATGGGATATGTATCGCCAGCGGTATACTTTTAGGGTAGTAATGCAAAATGAAAATCCAAATTTACGGTTATTCCAATATTGTTTTACCAATTACAATGGTGAACAACAAATCATTTTTATGCCTTCCAGACCTGCTACGAGTTATGATAATCGTGCGCTACCTCAAATTTTGGAAATGGATTGGGAAACAGGTTTTTATGAACGTTTTCGAGGTAATATCTTTTTGAATGAGAAAGTGATTTTCGAGAAATTTAAAAACTTCAAGCCCGAAGATAAACAGGAATTTGTGGTAAAAATAAGCAAGGATAATAGAAAGCTAGAATTGTTTTTAAATAACGAACCTGTTGAAGTAGACAGTGTACGAATTTATAAAGGTTCCGTCATGTATAAAGAGTCTTATTGA
- the tssD gene encoding type VI secretion system tube protein TssD, with product MSFLTSLTVAGKDYKVLNVNYDLSQETDPSGRPSTVTRGGRITIEVESTGSTELFEWMTNNFERKDGAVKFIKRDSNATLKELKFTEAYMVKYKENFDHDSITPLTEKFEISARKISMGGGEFDNAWV from the coding sequence ATGTCGTTTTTAACATCATTGACAGTTGCAGGAAAGGATTACAAAGTATTAAACGTAAACTATGATTTATCTCAGGAAACAGATCCTTCTGGGCGCCCGTCTACGGTTACTCGTGGAGGTAGAATCACGATTGAAGTAGAATCAACAGGAAGCACCGAATTATTTGAATGGATGACCAACAATTTTGAGCGAAAAGATGGGGCAGTAAAATTCATTAAGCGTGACTCAAACGCTACTTTAAAAGAACTAAAGTTTACTGAAGCTTACATGGTTAAGTACAAAGAAAACTTTGATCATGATAGTATTACACCTTTGACAGAAAAATTTGAAATTTCTGCACGTAAAATTTCGATGGGTGGAGGAGAATTTGATAATGCTTGGGTTTAA
- a CDS encoding type VI secretion system Vgr family protein, giving the protein MAHFSEQVHITIGSFTQNIVYYDLKLSQKMADHHHFSFVWQYTGKAIIKPADQAKALRSYLGDEVIFTFKSLTGIRLMSKGIITELSSIDLHGSPVGLHVTGISHTVVIDDMKKSKAFQKRGMDNIVLDIFSEGPGEFYQRDSIKSTYQKEFTNLIQYNETNFEFLKRIAARYGQWFYFDGMRMQFGQTKTSKVKLINGASLHSFKIQTNMASHKISLTGYDYATVTTLHNAKTKTSSGSKDSFSAIVGYNQGTVANSDLNKGVYTANASNKEDLEEMVTLQTAGSDANSVYYSGISYFPIGLGQVFRIINQTVEHELIAIEVVHHSEVHGNYSCEFKAIPADVVAPHYTNVHVFANAETQPAQVSDNNDPEGLGRIKVEFRGASGSAVTDWIRVIQPYTGAGKGFYFIPEIGEEVLVSFEGHNVQNPYVIGAQYNGKDSSGYADAQNNIKAIHTRSGTKIILNDGEGSILIEDPSGNKWQMDGQGNINVNAPNDITFTAGENLNLNVGGSMNTNIARNKTDTIGMNNTLSIGAMQMTTVVGDFLANVNGSLFENIKGNRESDSVQRREIAKFVSLDSTEDAINFKSIKNVNSHSGSKSNNK; this is encoded by the coding sequence ATGGCACATTTTTCAGAACAAGTACATATAACTATAGGAAGTTTTACCCAAAACATTGTTTATTATGATTTAAAGCTATCTCAAAAAATGGCAGATCATCATCATTTTTCTTTCGTTTGGCAATATACAGGTAAAGCAATAATAAAACCTGCAGATCAGGCAAAAGCCTTAAGAAGCTATTTGGGAGATGAGGTTATCTTTACATTTAAAAGTCTTACAGGAATACGATTGATGAGTAAAGGTATTATCACAGAATTATCTTCTATTGATCTTCATGGTAGCCCAGTTGGTTTGCATGTAACAGGAATAAGTCATACTGTAGTTATTGATGACATGAAAAAATCTAAAGCTTTTCAGAAGCGTGGCATGGATAACATCGTACTAGATATTTTTTCGGAAGGCCCAGGTGAGTTTTACCAAAGAGATTCGATCAAATCTACTTATCAAAAGGAGTTTACAAATCTTATACAATACAATGAAACCAATTTTGAGTTTCTGAAAAGAATAGCAGCACGTTATGGTCAATGGTTTTATTTTGACGGAATGCGTATGCAGTTCGGGCAAACAAAAACCAGCAAGGTAAAGCTCATTAATGGAGCTTCACTCCATAGTTTTAAGATACAAACCAATATGGCTTCGCATAAAATTTCGTTGACGGGTTATGATTATGCTACGGTAACAACTTTGCATAATGCGAAAACTAAAACCTCTTCGGGAAGTAAAGACAGTTTTTCTGCTATTGTAGGCTACAATCAAGGAACTGTTGCTAATTCTGATTTGAATAAAGGTGTTTACACTGCAAATGCAAGTAACAAAGAGGATTTAGAAGAAATGGTAACGTTGCAGACAGCTGGTAGCGATGCAAATAGTGTGTATTATAGCGGTATTTCTTATTTTCCAATTGGTTTGGGGCAGGTTTTCAGAATAATAAACCAAACGGTAGAACACGAATTAATAGCTATAGAAGTTGTACATCATTCTGAGGTACATGGTAATTATTCTTGCGAATTTAAAGCAATTCCTGCCGATGTAGTGGCACCACATTATACAAATGTACATGTTTTTGCTAATGCAGAAACACAGCCAGCACAAGTAAGCGACAATAACGATCCTGAAGGATTAGGACGCATTAAAGTAGAGTTTCGTGGCGCAAGTGGCAGTGCTGTAACCGATTGGATACGAGTGATTCAGCCATATACTGGTGCTGGAAAGGGATTTTACTTTATTCCCGAAATTGGAGAAGAAGTACTCGTAAGTTTTGAAGGGCATAATGTGCAGAACCCCTATGTAATTGGTGCTCAATATAACGGAAAAGATTCAAGCGGTTATGCAGATGCGCAAAATAATATAAAAGCAATTCATACGCGCTCAGGAACAAAAATTATCCTGAACGATGGTGAAGGTAGTATTTTGATAGAAGATCCAAGTGGGAATAAATGGCAGATGGACGGACAAGGTAATATTAATGTAAATGCACCAAATGATATAACATTTACAGCTGGGGAAAATCTAAACCTAAACGTTGGTGGAAGTATGAATACAAACATAGCAAGGAATAAAACTGATACTATTGGCATGAATAACACCCTAAGTATTGGAGCTATGCAAATGACAACCGTTGTTGGTGATTTTTTAGCAAATGTGAATGGAAGTTTATTCGAAAACATAAAAGGAAACCGAGAGTCAGACAGCGTACAGAGAAGAGAAATAGCAAAATTTGTGAGTTTAGATAGTACAGAAGATGCCATAAATTTTAAAAGTATAAAAAATGTAAACTCACATAGTGGTAGTAAATCTAATAATAAATAA
- the tssD gene encoding type VI secretion system tube protein TssD — protein sequence MSFLSKLHIDGEEYNVLEFNIGFKQQIDSTSKPAGEAKGGVITMIIEASQNSHFLSWMLNGDLTKDGKIVFYRRDALSKMKELTFTKAFCVSYDEQFTSTTEVPMKITMELVAKELVFGDAKFSNNWIALN from the coding sequence ATGAGTTTTTTATCTAAATTACATATAGACGGAGAAGAATATAATGTCCTTGAATTTAATATTGGTTTCAAACAACAAATTGATAGCACAAGTAAACCAGCTGGGGAAGCCAAAGGAGGCGTTATAACAATGATAATTGAAGCAAGCCAAAACAGTCATTTCTTATCATGGATGTTAAACGGTGATTTGACCAAAGATGGTAAAATTGTTTTTTACAGAAGAGATGCTTTGAGCAAAATGAAAGAGCTTACGTTTACAAAAGCTTTTTGCGTTAGCTATGACGAGCAGTTTACTAGTACTACCGAAGTTCCGATGAAGATAACAATGGAACTCGTAGCTAAAGAATTGGTTTTTGGAGATGCTAAATTCTCTAACAATTGGATCGCTTTAAATTAA
- the tssO gene encoding type VI secretion system TssO, producing the protein MEVLNKQERHKAFVSFLIAFMLTFSVMLIAVSFNFYMPIAENKMLKAENEMMKREYDYQANFSVKMDSIRITIDSINSPKVDNDFQQRLANVMIANIYQKIPKDTTENKKLYNNVILAYKNIIDYKKQIRSLTHNSHLIDSLNQSAKTYKEELEKVSRDLDVCRQIYQNQ; encoded by the coding sequence ATGGAAGTATTAAACAAACAAGAACGACATAAAGCATTTGTCTCTTTTCTAATAGCATTTATGCTTACTTTTTCGGTTATGCTGATTGCGGTTTCGTTCAATTTTTATATGCCGATAGCTGAAAATAAAATGCTGAAGGCAGAGAATGAAATGATGAAAAGAGAATACGATTATCAGGCTAATTTTTCGGTAAAAATGGATAGTATCAGAATAACAATTGATTCTATTAATTCGCCAAAAGTAGATAATGATTTTCAGCAACGTTTGGCTAATGTGATGATTGCCAATATATATCAAAAAATACCAAAAGATACAACAGAAAATAAAAAGCTGTACAATAATGTTATTCTGGCGTATAAGAATATTATCGATTATAAGAAGCAGATAAGAAGCCTTACCCACAACTCACATTTAATAGACAGTTTGAATCAGTCTGCCAAAACGTACAAAGAAGAATTAGAAAAAGTTAGTAGAGATTTAGATGTTTGTCGTCAGATTTATCAAAATCAATAA
- a CDS encoding phospholipase effector Tle1 domain-containing protein produces the protein MSIIRIIGGEMKNTTRGVMDLHATEGDFTINAATENNWDGGEGGVVHKEYEPLHPADTMTNRLELTLNIFFDGTTNNKTNTEAREKNDSAYHKKSNKKDDSYENEYTNVARAYAATAIDNPKQLKVYVEGVGTTDLKTDDTLPIGIAQSAGFWYTGISDKVKRGCELGAIEIKKASIMRPIDLLTINVFGFSRGAATARHFLHITNESYRAKISANGLFYLPGRNFPFSYPKNEENLKAPYPKHLLIEHGYFGQSLVANDVYEVKKIVFNFVGLYDTVSSYGFNHNNDVRDLGLNAIKKALMVFQLSAADEYRENFDLTDIRSSGLRGLELTLPGVHSDIGGSYLPNSQERSVVYGETYTETYIQGRETVPDIKNAVAFKKILVDEGWYKPEELSIDFKYEKNKTYLVGNRFLQNTYDKVALNKMILVSKQFDVKYDDAKKKKITNISDPFIASVFNQLTNYSRAVMAHRNDSIKEDKEVQQYISESQKISYLDYIDPEDLKKLRNEYLHWSVKVDKFGLGPRFDKVLSAEKRKREIHHG, from the coding sequence ATGAGTATTATAAGAATTATTGGTGGAGAGATGAAGAATACCACCAGAGGAGTAATGGATTTACATGCTACAGAAGGTGATTTTACTATTAATGCCGCTACGGAAAATAATTGGGACGGAGGAGAAGGAGGTGTTGTTCATAAAGAATATGAACCTTTACATCCTGCTGATACCATGACGAACAGGTTGGAGCTTACCCTGAATATTTTTTTTGATGGCACTACCAATAATAAAACAAATACTGAAGCTCGGGAGAAGAATGATAGTGCCTATCATAAAAAATCAAACAAAAAGGATGATAGTTATGAAAATGAATATACCAATGTGGCAAGAGCGTATGCGGCGACTGCTATAGATAACCCTAAACAACTGAAAGTATATGTTGAAGGGGTGGGTACAACCGATTTAAAGACAGATGATACCCTGCCAATTGGTATTGCACAAAGTGCAGGGTTTTGGTATACAGGTATATCAGATAAAGTAAAAAGAGGCTGTGAATTAGGAGCAATAGAAATTAAAAAAGCTTCTATAATGAGACCTATTGATTTATTGACGATAAACGTATTTGGTTTTAGCCGTGGCGCAGCTACTGCGAGACATTTTTTGCATATTACAAATGAATCGTATAGAGCCAAAATTTCGGCTAATGGTTTGTTTTATCTTCCGGGAAGAAACTTCCCTTTTAGCTATCCTAAAAATGAGGAAAATCTAAAAGCCCCTTATCCCAAGCATTTACTAATAGAGCATGGTTATTTTGGACAATCGCTGGTTGCTAATGATGTATATGAGGTAAAAAAAATAGTTTTCAATTTTGTTGGCTTATACGATACGGTTTCGTCCTACGGTTTTAATCATAATAATGATGTAAGAGATTTGGGACTTAATGCAATAAAAAAAGCATTGATGGTTTTTCAGCTATCTGCGGCAGATGAATACCGTGAAAATTTCGATTTAACCGATATTCGAAGTTCGGGTTTACGGGGTCTCGAATTAACTCTTCCTGGTGTGCACTCGGATATTGGCGGTTCATACCTGCCCAATAGCCAAGAACGTTCTGTTGTTTATGGCGAGACTTATACCGAGACCTATATTCAAGGCCGTGAAACAGTTCCTGATATTAAAAATGCTGTTGCTTTTAAAAAGATATTAGTAGACGAAGGATGGTACAAACCAGAGGAACTAAGTATTGATTTTAAATATGAAAAAAACAAAACGTATCTCGTTGGTAACCGTTTTTTGCAAAATACTTACGATAAAGTAGCATTGAATAAAATGATATTGGTCTCTAAACAGTTTGACGTAAAATATGACGATGCTAAAAAAAAGAAAATAACAAACATTTCGGATCCTTTTATTGCTAGTGTTTTTAATCAGTTAACCAATTACAGTAGGGCTGTTATGGCACACAGAAACGATTCTATTAAAGAGGATAAAGAGGTGCAACAGTATATTTCTGAATCACAAAAAATAAGCTACCTGGATTATATCGATCCAGAGGATTTAAAAAAACTTCGTAACGAGTATCTGCATTGGTCGGTAAAAGTAGATAAGTTTGGTTTAGGGCCTAGGTTTGATAAGGTTCTTTCAGCAGAAAAACGCAAAAGAGAAATTCACCATGGGTAA
- a CDS encoding DUF2931 family protein, with product MKNRYEWQSSACQPTIGMVNGNINIYGVEFVRGDIITLEGIPATLPFDGSSGNWGYTSSAWTPQHGTPIGTDVIYYAGYEDKFYHLKTNFPVEEMKKAVDTTYQYNDHKFEKFSGLIFGFAPQGMVVVWKEYGVMRIELGRYQAEVIKEDAELETRLFRNWSMNREEVKERDFMPNASCARWDMYRQRYTFRVVMQNENPNLRLFRYCFINYNGEKNIIFMPSRPATSYDNRALPQILEMDWETGFYERFRGNIFLNEKVIFEKFKNFKPEDKQEFEVKISKDNRKLELFLNNKPVEVDSVRIYKGSVMYKESY from the coding sequence ATGAAAAATAGATACGAATGGCAGAGTTCTGCTTGTCAGCCAACAATAGGAATGGTAAATGGTAATATAAATATATACGGTGTAGAGTTTGTAAGAGGAGATATTATTACACTCGAGGGCATTCCTGCTACTTTGCCTTTTGATGGGTCTTCAGGTAATTGGGGATATACAAGCTCCGCCTGGACGCCACAACATGGTACTCCTATAGGTACCGATGTAATTTATTATGCCGGTTACGAAGATAAATTCTATCATCTTAAGACAAATTTTCCTGTAGAAGAGATGAAAAAAGCAGTCGATACAACCTATCAGTATAATGATCATAAATTCGAAAAATTTTCAGGATTAATTTTTGGTTTTGCTCCTCAGGGTATGGTGGTGGTTTGGAAAGAATATGGCGTTATGAGGATTGAGCTAGGACGTTATCAGGCAGAAGTTATTAAAGAGGACGCAGAACTGGAGACGAGGCTTTTTAGAAACTGGTCGATGAATCGCGAAGAGGTAAAAGAACGGGATTTTATGCCAAATGCTTCCTGTGCCAGATGGGATATGTATCGCCAGCGGTATACTTTTAGGGTAGTAATGCAAAATGAAAATCCCAACTTGCGTCTGTTTAGGTATTGTTTTATCAATTACAATGGAGAAAAAAACATCATTTTTATGCCTTCCAGACCTGCTACGAGTTATGATAATCGTGCGCTACCTCAAATTTTGGAAATGGATTGGGAAACAGGTTTTTATGAACGTTTTCGAGGTAATATCTTTTTGAATGAGAAAGTGATTTTCGAGAAATTTAAAAACTTCAAGCCCGAAGATAAACAGGAATTTGAGGTGAAAATAAGCAAGGATAATAGAAAGCTAGAATTGTTTTTAAATAACAAACCTGTTGAAGTAGACAGTGTACGAATTTATAAAGGTTCAGTCATGTATAAAGAGTCTTATTGA
- a CDS encoding GPW/gp25 family protein — protein sequence MKGAFYKLPIDFNSVMQKKELEKTSIEHSIAQQIILLATTTFGECKFDETFGSKIWEIDFDLLMNENTLKEIISKTMKQSLLFHEKRIKVKELIVELSEAMYLVDDVRRAKKKVDIIIEATIKSTNRDFDFRGYFFVGPLSYK from the coding sequence ATGAAAGGAGCTTTTTATAAACTGCCTATTGATTTTAATAGTGTAATGCAAAAAAAGGAATTAGAAAAAACCTCAATAGAGCACTCCATTGCGCAACAAATTATTTTGCTTGCAACAACAACTTTTGGTGAATGTAAATTTGATGAAACTTTTGGTTCTAAAATATGGGAAATTGATTTTGATTTATTGATGAATGAAAATACTTTGAAAGAAATCATTTCAAAAACGATGAAACAATCATTGCTTTTTCATGAAAAAAGGATAAAAGTCAAAGAACTAATAGTTGAATTATCAGAAGCAATGTATTTGGTTGATGATGTTCGAAGAGCAAAAAAAAAGGTTGATATTATAATTGAAGCTACAATTAAAAGTACAAATAGAGATTTTGACTTTAGGGGATACTTTTTTGTAGGTCCTTTGTCTTATAAATGA